AATTATAATTATCTCATTGACCCTATCAACAATCCTAATGATACTAAACTACTGACTTACACTAATAAAACCAGACAACGAAAAACTATCCCCATACGAATGTGGATTTGACCCACTAGAATCTGCCCGCCTACCATTCTCGATTCGATTCTTCCTCAGTAGCAATTCTATTCCTACTATTTGATCTAGAAATCGCACTACTACTCCCACTACCATGAGCCATACAACTACCACATCCGACCTATTCCTTCACCTGAGCCCTCATCATCCTATCCCTGCTTACATTAGGCCTTGTCTATGAATGAATTCAAGGAGGCCTAGAATGAGCAGAATAGATAACTAGTCTAACACAAGACAACTAATTTCGGCTTAGTCAATCGTGATTAAACTTCACGGCTATCAAATGACACCCACACACTTTAGCTGCTACTCTGCCTTCATTATCAGCATCACAGGTCTTTCACTACATCGAACCCATTTAGTTTCAACTTTATTATGTCTTGAAGGAATAATACTATCCCTGTTTATTACTCTATCAATATGACCCATCCAACTACAAATTTCCTCATTCATACTAACTCCCATACTAATGCTATCCTTCTCAGCCTGCGAAGCAGGCATAGGCCTATCATTACTAGTAGCATCTTCACGAACTCATGGATCAGACCGCTTACAAAACTTAAACCTACTACAATGCTAAAAATCATCATCCCAACAATTCTACTACTGCCAACAACCATACTTTGTAAACCAAAACAACTATGACCAACCACACTAACTTACAGTTTTGGAATTGCCCTCTTAAGCCTACAATGATCTAAACCAACTATAGAACTAACAACCTTCTCCAATTACTACCTAGGAGTAGATCGAATTTCAGCCCCACTACTAATCCTATCATGCTGACTTACCCCATTGATAATCTTAGCCAGTCAAAATCACCTAACCATGGAACCAACCTCACGAAAACGAACTTTCATCATCGCTATCATCTCACTACAAATCTCACTAATTTCAGCCTTCTCAGCCACAGAACTAATCATATTCTTCATTGCATTCGAAACCACACTAATCCCAACACTAGTAATCATCACACGCTGAGGCAACCAAGTGGAACGACTAAATGCTGGAACCTATTTTCTATTTTACACCCTCATCGGCTCTCTACCCCTGCTAGTAGCCCTATCATTTATACAAACCCAAAACGGCACCCTATCCACCTATACAATACAACTCAACCAACCAACCATAATAAACTCATGATCCCATTCAATATGATGATTTGCACTATTAATTGCCTTTATAATCAAAATACCTCTATATGGATTACACCTATGACTGCCAAAAGCACATGTAGAAGCCCCAATCGCAGGATCAATAATCCTAGCAGCCGTACTATTAAAACTCGGAGGATACGGCATCATCCGCATCACAATAACACTAGACCCCCTATCAAAAACACTATCCTATCCTTTCATAGTAATAGCTTTATGAGGGGTAATCATAACCAGTTCAATCTGCCTACGCCAAACAGATCTAAAATCACTAATTGCTTACTCATCTGTAAGCCATATAGGCCTAGTTATCGCTGCAACACTAACACAAACTCAATGATCATACACTGGCTCTATTACACTAATAATTGCCCACGGTTTAACATCGTCCATACTTTTCTGTCTAGCTAATACCAACTATGAACGAACCCACAGTCGAACACTACTCCTCACCCGAAACATACAACTAGCACTACCACTAATAGGACTATGATGACTCTTAGCTAGCTTAACTAATATAGCTCTCCCACCAACAATTAACCTTATAGGAGAACTAACAATTATTATCTCACTATTCAACTGATCAAACATTACAATCCTAATAACAGGATTAGGAACACTAATCACCGCCATCTACACCTTATACATACTAACCACAACACAATGAGGAGAAACTCCATCACATCTAAAATCAATTCCCCCAACCCATACACGAGAACACCTACTCATAGCACTTCATATTCTCCCAATAGCACTACTAACAACAAAACCAGAACTAATCTGAGGTACATTCTACTGTTAATATAGTTTCAAAAAAAACATTAGACCGTGGCTCTAAAAATAGGAGTTAAAATCTCCTTATAAACCGAGAGAGGTATTACACAATAAGAACTGC
This genomic stretch from Chelonoidis abingdonii mitochondrion, complete genome harbors:
- the ND3 gene encoding NADH dehydrogenase subunit 3 (frameshift mechanism unknown (Mindell et al., 1998, Mol. Biol. Evol., 15:1568-1571); TAA stop codon is completed by the addition of 3' A residues to the mRNA), which translates into the protein MNTTISIMIISLTLSTILMMLNYWLTLMKPDNEKLSPYECGFDPLESARLPFSIRFFLVAILFLLFDLEIALLLPLPWAMQLPHPTYSFTWALIILSLLTLGLVYEWIQGGLEWAE
- the ND4L gene encoding NADH dehydrogenase subunit 4L, which encodes MTPTHFSCYSAFIISITGLSLHRTHLVSTLLCLEGMMLSLFITLSMWPIQLQISSFMLTPMLMLSFSACEAGMGLSLLVASSRTHGSDRLQNLNLLQC
- the ND4 gene encoding NADH dehydrogenase subunit 4 (TAA stop codon is completed by the addition of 3' A residues to the mRNA), translated to MLKIIIPTILLLPTTMLCKPKQLWPTTLTYSFGIALLSLQWSKPTMELTTFSNYYLGVDRISAPLLILSCWLTPLMILASQNHLTMEPTSRKRTFIIAIISLQISLISAFSATELIMFFIAFETTLIPTLVIITRWGNQVERLNAGTYFLFYTLIGSLPLLVALSFMQTQNGTLSTYTMQLNQPTMMNSWSHSMWWFALLIAFMIKMPLYGLHLWLPKAHVEAPIAGSMILAAVLLKLGGYGIIRITMTLDPLSKTLSYPFMVMALWGVIMTSSICLRQTDLKSLIAYSSVSHMGLVIAATLTQTQWSYTGSITLMIAHGLTSSMLFCLANTNYERTHSRTLLLTRNMQLALPLMGLWWLLASLTNMALPPTINLMGELTIIISLFNWSNITILMTGLGTLITAIYTLYMLTTTQWGETPSHLKSIPPTHTREHLLMALHILPMALLTTKPELIWGTFY